The Syntrophales bacterium nucleotide sequence AAGTAAATATTACCGCAGAAATTATCACGTTACTTCCATACTTGTTTAATGACTCCATTGCTTTCTCCTTCTGAAGATCATAGATTGTTCATCACAATCGTTTTCTGGCAATAATAAGCCGAATAACGTCCAGAAATTTATTATGAGCAGATTCCACGGTGAAACCTGCCGATTCAATGTTGCGCTGCGTTTCACGCACCATCGATGTTCCAAGAAGACGTGTCGAAAAGATATTCATGGAGTAGAGAAAGAGATTCGCCACACGGTGGCGGCTTTTCATATGTTCGAGAAAAATCGCTGTTCCAGAAGGTTTCAAGACACGACGAATTTCTTTCAAGCCGGCAATCGGATCAGGAACGGTACAGAAGACAAAGGTGCTGACGACAGTATCAAACGAGTCCTTATCAAAGGTAAGGTGTTCGACATCCATCTCATGCAATCGCAGGGATTTGACATGGGTATTTTTCTTTTTTTCTTGAGCGATTTTCAGCATCCCCGGGCTAAAATCGATCGCGGTAAGTTCTATGTCAGAGGCGTAGTACGGGAAATTTTTGCCTGTTCCAACCCCGACTTCCAACGTGTTCTTTCGGGCATACGAAATCGCTTCAGTTCTCAGTTCCCGAAATAGCAACCGTTCAAACGGGTATTCGGACATGTCATAGCGCTTTGCAACACGTGAATACTTTTCTGCAACCCTATGATCCATAGCTAGAACACCTATTGTAATGTGAGTCTCCCCGCCCACAGGGCGAGGCTTGCGGGTGCGCTCCCGGTCACTCTCTTCTCCCCCATAAACATGAGACGGCTCAATCGATTTATTTCCATTCTACACGCCGTACCACCGTGACACCTGCCGCTGTCATTTCGCGAACAGCATACTCAACAGCGGACAATCCGCCATACATTGAAGAACGAATGAAATTCCTCGTACGCGCTCCAGATAAATTCAAATCGACAACCACTCGAAGTTTCTGGTCATTAAAAAGATCTTGTGTCTCAATTGAAGATACTCTAAGACAACTGTTCAGAGTGCATCCCCCCATAACCAAGGTTTTTCTGCCGTCATTGATAGAGCGTGTAACCCATTGCCGGAACCCATTCGTCGATGGAAACAGAATGCTGTTTCCAGGTTTTATGAAGTAAAGCTGTCTGTTGTCGATTATTCCTGTCAGTCGATCATCCCAGCCGTAACTATCAGGCGGAAACGGGCATCTGCTGAACATAGTTTCAATGTAACGATAGTTTTCATTTAAAAATTGAGCGCAATTATTGAATGCAAGGTGAATCGGTTTAACCTCAACTTCAGCTTGAGACCCGATAGACTGCATCCAGGCGCCGCTTGTAAAGGACTGTTGCGGGTCGATGAGCAGCACGGCAGCATCATCAACTGAAATGTGAAATCTCTCAAGACTGTTCAAAAGCCTCTGATAATCATTTGCCACATTGGTACCGGCGGTATCTTCTAAAAGTGAAACCCCGTTGTCATACATATTCTCATTCGGTGTTGCCCCTTGCCGTTTTTTTAAGGTGTTACTGCCCTCTCCGTGCTTCTGTGTCGAAGGCAGAACGTTCTTTGATCCAATCGGAGACGAAAAATGCGGCGCATTGAGAAGAACTTTGCCGTACGGGCCAAGAGGATCTTCTGTAATCTCCCTCATAAAAACAACGAATTCAATCTTTTGGACAGGTTTCAGAATGGTAAGGAGATCAAAAACGGCGAAAATGGGGGCCTCGTACCAGTGCCACCCCAATCGTTTCGCGGCAATGTGAAGCTCCGATCTTGAAAGTTCACCATCTTTGTTTAAATCGAGTATGTCAAAAAGCTCATTTAACGTCATAATGTCATAGGAGTCTCGGGGTCGCATCTTATAGACCCCTTATACTTAAATGAATCAAGAGCAGACATAACCCCTTGATAGTTGCGGCTGACTACATAGCTCAGTCAGCCGCAACCGCACTTAAATCATTAAGAGCCAGGTTCATATTTAAAGGAAAGATTTACCTTGGCACGGTATTCGACCACTTTACCTTTCTCAACTCTCATGTCAAGCTGACTAACCTCTGCGATTCTCAAATCTTGAAGACTCTCGCTGGCAGTCTCCACCGCATGTTTGGCAGCTTCCTCCCAGGAAACATCACTTGTTCCTATCAATTCAATAATCTTGTAAACTCTATCGGGCATGATTTTCCTCCTTTCTTTAGTTATTCTTTAAATTCTGTCTTTTGGCATTTTTGGTTACTCGTCTGAAATCTATTTGTTCAATTACGTCAGTTTTAATTTTACCTTAAATCACCTCCTTTCATGTCATAGCAGTTATGGGTATTATGCAAACCCTTCAAAAAGACAATGCCGAGTTGCCCTGATAAGTTTGTATTAGATGAGTTTTCCGGCAAATTTGCCTATTTCCTATTATCAATAACTTTTCAACTATTATACTTGATGGTCTCGTAAAAAGTCTTTTTTTGTCACCCTGAATTTATTTCAGGGTCTCTAACTTGCTGAAATAATTAGATGCTGAAACAAGTTCAGCATGACAAATGGTGCAGTTTATGACTTTTTACGAATGCATCATACTTGATGAATTGTTCGAGAGTCTCTAATTTTCAGTTCAAGATGCGATTCTTTTGTAGTATTCGGGACGCCGGTCCTCAGGCAAATTGTTCTTCTGAGTTATTGATTTATCCCGGGCCTTGCTCACGTCGATCTCAGCTATGAAAAGTTCCTCTTCCTCGGGCTTCGCGCGATAAACCAATTCGCCCTTCGGCCCCACCAATTGGCTTTGACCGGTAAAAGTCAAAGTGCCCCTCGGACGAATTTCCGAACCAAAGCGGTTTGCCGTGACAGCGAAAACAAAATTTTCCAGGCAGCGGGTGAGCATGGCCTGCTGGCAGTATGAAAGAACCAAATTAGATGGATGACACAGAAGATCAGCACCTTGCAGGGTAAGTACCCGGGCAACCTCGGGGAATGTCCAATCGAAACAGATCATTACGCCAATTTTTACACCGCGCAATTCAATCGTATCGAGGGGAGTGTCGCCAGGATCAAAATACTCTTTTTCTGTGTTGAAGAGATGTAACTTTCGGTAAGTATGGAGAATGCCATCACCCCCAATGACCAGGGCGCTGTTGAATATCTTGTCAGCGCTTTTTTCGGCAAATCCGGTAACCAAAAAGAAATCATGGTCGCGACATAATGCAATCAGGCTGGAAACAGTTGGAGACTTAGCAGGATCTTCTGCCAGTGAAGCAAGTTCTGAACGATCCTCAAAGAAGTATCCGGTGAACGCAAGTTCGGGTAAAACAATGATATCTGCTTCGGCGCCGCGCAAAGCAGACACTACCTTCGAAAGATTAACCGCCACTTCCCCAAACTTAGGGTCAAACTGAAAAAATCCCACTCTAAGCATCTCAGTCCTCGTTCCACTTTTTTGTAAGTATTATGAGTAATTAGAAGGGATATGTCAAGGGTAATCACTTCTGCCCTACCCCTCCACAATTTTGTTGACACTAAATCGGCTTTAATGCATAGTCAACGGTCAATAAGACTGTGTATCTTTAACTGTTTGAATTAACTGATGAACATATTAATGTTAGAGAGGTAGAACATGAAAATACTGCAGCAGATCAACTATAAGCCTGCCATAGTTACAGGCGGATATACTGACCGGATACTGAAAGTGGATCTCGGCACACAGGATATTACCATTGTGGAACTGGAGCCGGA carries:
- a CDS encoding methyltransferase domain-containing protein — protein: MDHRVAEKYSRVAKRYDMSEYPFERLLFRELRTEAISYARKNTLEVGVGTGKNFPYYASDIELTAIDFSPGMLKIAQEKKKNTHVKSLRLHEMDVEHLTFDKDSFDTVVSTFVFCTVPDPIAGLKEIRRVLKPSGTAIFLEHMKSRHRVANLFLYSMNIFSTRLLGTSMVRETQRNIESAGFTVESAHNKFLDVIRLIIARKRL
- a CDS encoding dodecin family protein; protein product: MPDRVYKIIELIGTSDVSWEEAAKHAVETASESLQDLRIAEVSQLDMRVEKGKVVEYRAKVNLSFKYEPGS
- a CDS encoding nitrilase-related carbon-nitrogen hydrolase, which codes for MLRVGFFQFDPKFGEVAVNLSKVVSALRGAEADIIVLPELAFTGYFFEDRSELASLAEDPAKSPTVSSLIALCRDHDFFLVTGFAEKSADKIFNSALVIGGDGILHTYRKLHLFNTEKEYFDPGDTPLDTIELRGVKIGVMICFDWTFPEVARVLTLQGADLLCHPSNLVLSYCQQAMLTRCLENFVFAVTANRFGSEIRPRGTLTFTGQSQLVGPKGELVYRAKPEEEELFIAEIDVSKARDKSITQKNNLPEDRRPEYYKRIAS